In Deltaproteobacteria bacterium, the genomic stretch ACGACCTCACCGACCGCGAGGTTCTCCCGCGCGGCCACCTCGCGCAGCCCCGCGTCGAGCTCGTGCGGCGGCCCCAGCTCCGCCGCCGTGCGCTCGAGGATCGGCGTGATGAGCGAGCCATCCGCGGCGTAGACCGCGACGTGATCGAGCGCCTCGCTGCTCTCGACCACGTGCACCGCCGTGTCGATGCGAGCATCCTCGTCCATGGTGCCGTCGGTCAGGGTGCGACCAACCACCTCGAGATCGTCCTGCGCGTGGGTGAACTCGGCCGTGATGGCGTGGGCGACGTCCTGCAACACCGCGATCTGCAGCTCGCGCTGCGAGGTCTGCACGGTGTCGCTGGTCAGCGCCATCGCGGCCAGCCCGACGCCGACGATGCTCGCGATCAGGAGCGCGCCGGCGAAGATTGTCAGCTTGAGGCTGAGCGGGAACCGCACCCGCGGCCGCGGGGCCACCTCGGTGCGCGCGTTCACCGGGTGCCGCCGCTCGCGGGTGGCGCAGTCTCGGCGACCGCAGCGAGGATCGTCGCTCGGAGCTGCGCCGCGCGCTCGGCCCGTTGCTCCGCGGTCCCAGAGAGCACGCCGTCGATGGCCTGGACGCAGCCCATCAGCGCCGTGCGCAGCGGCCCCTCGGCGAGCGTGGCAGCGGCGATCGTCGCCGCGGCGTGGGCGTCGGACAGTGGATCGCGTCGGCCGTCGGCGGCGGCCTCGGCGAGGCATCGCAGCAGCTCGGCGATGCGATCGCCGCCATGGCTCGCCGCGACACCCACCGGCGCGATCGCCTCGGTCTCGCCGTAGGTCGCATGGACCATCGATGACGGCGCAACCGCGACCGCGACTGGCAACGGCAGCTCGAACCAGAACCGCGAGCCGCGTCCGGGCGTGCTGATCACCCCGATGCGACCGCCGGAGGCCTCGATGATGCGCTTGCAGATGACCAGCCCGAGCCCCGAGCCCCCGCGCGCGCGGCTGTCGGAGGCGTCGAGCTGCGAGAACTTCTGGAACAGTCGCGGTTGATCCTCGGCCGCGATGCCGGGCCCCTGGTCGGTGACCTCGACGCGGGCGAACGCGCTGCGCTGCATCATCGCGATCTTCACCGTGCCGCGCGTCGGCGAGAACTTGATGGCGTTCGACAGCAGGTTGACCAGCACCTGCACCAGGCGGTCGCGGTCGGCGATCAGCTGTAGCTCGATGCCATCGGCCGAGCCGTGGTCCAGCGTGACACCGATGTGCGCGGCGAGCCCCGCCATCTCGTGCATCGAGGCTTCGATCACCTCGCGCAGCGCCAAGGACTGTCGCTGCAGCTCGAGCAGGCCCTCCTCCATCTTGTCGAGATCGAGCATGTCGCTGATGAGCCGCACCAGACGATCGGTGTTGATGCGCGCGATCTGGACCAGCTCGTGGGCACGCTCGGGCAGCGCCCCCACGACCCCACCCTCGAGCAGGCCCAGCGAGCCGCGGATCGAGGTCAAGGGCGTGCGCAGCTCGTGGCTGACGATCGACAGGAACTCGTCCTTCATGCGCTGGACCCGAACGCGTTCGCTGACGTCGGTCGCGACCCCGACCACGCCGTCGATCTCGTCGCTGGACCCGAGCAGCGGCGAACACCGCACCTCGAAGGCGAGCCGCCCGATCTGCACGGTGGTGACGCCGATGTCGCCCCGCAGCGCCGCATCCACGATCTCGAGCAGCGCCGGCATGTGGGCGTAGCTGGTGAAGATCGAGCTGCCGACCTGCTCGGGACCCGCGAAGCCACCACCGCCGGCGCCCATGCCTTCGACGAGGGTGAAGACGCCGCGGGCGTCGAGCGAGAACAACACCAGCGGCGCGCCGGTGAGGATCGTGCGCAGCCGCGCCTGGCTGCGCTTGAACGCAGCCTCGGTGCTGCGCGGGTGCGTGACGTCTTCGTGGGTGACCAACACGCAGCCGTGCTCGACCCGGCGCACGGTCGTGGTCCAGTGACGCAGCGACCGCGCCTCGCCGAACGCGTACTCGATGCGCCAGGTCGCGATGCCGGCGTCGGCTCGGGCGCGGGCGATGGCATCGGCCACGGCACGCGCCTCGTCGTGCACGCGACTCTCGTCGGCGCGCAACGCCGCCTCGTAGTCGCCCTGGGCGAGGCCGACCCACGGGTGGACGCCGGCCCCGACGCGCCAGCCCGCGTTGGCGTGGACGAGCCGCCCATCGGCGTCGACGATCCCCACCGCCATCGGCAGGGCGTCGAGCACGGACGGTAGCGTCTGCGGGTCGATCATCGAAGGGGCGGCTCGCGTCGGGTCCTCGACGGGTCGCCCCGTGCGGACGAGTGGGACGTCAGATCAAGCGTACACCGAGCAGCAGCGAGGTGATGGTGTCGAGGTTGCGAACGCCCGGCAGCGGCTGGTTCTCGTAGCGCAGCGTGAAGGTGGTCGCGAGCGTGAAGCGGTCCGACAGCGCGACCGTCAGCGCGTTCACCCAGTTCATACGAAAGCGCTTGGCGACCAGGAAGCTCTGCAAGTACTCGAAGCCGGTGTCGAACGTGACGTACTTGCTGAGATTGTTGGTATAGCCGGCGAACAAGCGCGCGGCGTGGTTGACCAGCGTCTTGGGCGGGCGCGTGCCGGTGAGCGCCTCGGAGGTGTCGCGGCCGTCTTCGCTGCGGAGATCGAACTGGAAGTCGTAGCCGACCTCGAACCACAGCTTGTGCTTCTCCTCGGCCAACGCGTACATCGCGATGCCGGGGTCGACGTTGAGACGCAGATCCAGGCCCTGGAACTTGTCGTAGCGCGCCGTCGACATCAGGAACGCCGAGAAGCGCGGGTGGAAGAACACGTCGTAACGGACCTGCCCCTGCACGTTGCCGACGGTCTGCTTGATGTCGCCTTCGTTGACGCCCTCGGTGGCCGGGTCGTCGCGGACGGCCAGCGCAGCGCGGCCGTAGTTGCCGGCCGCGGCCGCGGTGAACTGGTGGATCTTGCGGCGCAGCAGGAACTTGCCGAGTCCGGTCACCGCCAGCGAGCGCGAGTTACCGGTGTTGAAGATGCCGCCGAAGTTGAGGTTGAGCTCGGTCGCGTCGGTCGACTCGGCCGGCTTCGCGGTCGGGGCCCCGAACTGGCCCGAGCCGCCGAGGTCGGTGCTGCCCGAGCTTGCCGGATCCTTCGTGACTGTACCCGCGGGCACGGCCGGTTCTTCGGCGGTAACGACGTTGGCGTAGGAGACCGCGAGTGCAGCGGCAAGGACTAGGGTGCTCATGGACGTTCCTCTCGTGACGGTTGCGCCGACGGAACCGTCGTGGCTTCACCCCACGACGGCGGGACCGGACGCGCAGCCTGTCCCCAGTGATCGTTGGTCGCGCGACGATGTGCACGCGACAGGCCAAGCGGCGCGGCGATCGATCGCCGCGATCGAAACACAGCGTTGCTTCCTTGGGGCAATTTGCCCCGAGCTCGACGAGGCATCCTCGGACGCGAAGTGGGTCGAACACACGTCCTGCCCTCGCTGGCGGCCACGAGCCGACGATTAGTATACCTTCGGTCGACGAGGCAAGGTTTCTCGTCAACGGCTTTGGGTACACGCGTGGAAAGTTCGCAGTCTTGGTCCGGTCGTGTCCTCGTCGTCGATGACGATGCGGACCTGTGTTCGTTGCTCGTCGCGGGCCTGGCCGCGCAGGGCTTCACCGTCGACGCGCGACAGAACGCGGAGGCTGGCCTCGCTGCACTGATCGAGGTCGAGTACGACGTCGTGCTCGCCGACCTCAACCTACCGGGCATGAGCGGCCTCGAGTTCTGCGCCAAGCTGGCGGCGGAACGCCCGGAGCTGACGGTCATCGTGATGACCGCCTTTGCGAGCATGCGATCGGCGATCGAAGCCATCCGCGCGGGCGCCTACGACTACATCGAAAAGCCCCTCTCCGTCGAGGGCGTGGGCCTGCGGGTCACCCGAATCGTCCGGGAGTGCCGCATCCGCGACGAAGCGGCCCGGCTGCGCGAGCTGGTCGCACCGACCACCGGCTTCGGTGGCCTGTCGGGCACGAGCTCGGCGATGCGCAAGGTCTACGACCTGCTGGCGCGCACCGCAGCAACCGATGCGTCGGTGCTCATCACCGGTGAGAGCGGCAGCGGCAAGGAGCTCGCGGCCCGAGCGCTCCACGACCACGGCCCCCGACGGGAGGGACCCTTCGTGGCGGTGAACTGCTCCGCGGTCCCCGAACAGCTGCTCGAGAGCGAGCTCTTCGGTCACACCCGCGGCGCCTTCACGGACGCCCGCAACGACCGCGTGGGCCTGTTCGTGCAGGCCCACGGCGGTACGCTCTTCCTCGACGAGATCGGTGAGATCCCGCTGGCCATGCAGCCCAAGCTGCTGCGCGCGCTCGAGGAGCGCTGCGTCCGTCCGGTCGGCGCCAACAAGGAGGTCGCGTTCGACGTGCGTGTGATCGCGGCCTCCAACCGCGACCTCGAAGCCGCGGTCGAAGAGGGTCGCTTCCGCGAGGACCTGTTCTTCCGCGTCAACGTGATCGGCGTGCAGCTGCCGCCGCTGCGCAACCGCGGCACCGACGTGCTGGTGCTCGCGCAGCAGTTCATCTCGCGCTTCGCGACCGCGAACGCCAAGACGGTGAACGGTCTCACGGGCGCTCGCTGCCCAGCGCATGTGCGACTACGACTGGCCCGGCAACGTCCGCGAGCTCCGCAACAGCATCGAGCGCGCGGTGGCGCTCGTGCGTGGCGAGGAGATCGACCTCGCGGACCTGCCTGAACGCATCCGCACCCATCACCGCAATCATGTGGTGATCGCGGCCGACCCCGCGACGCTGGTCCCGCTCGAGGAGGTCGAGCGTCGCTACATCGCGCGGGTGGTCGAGGCCGTCGGGGGCAACAAGACCCTGGCGTCCAAGATCCTCGGTCTCGATCGCAAGACGCTCTACCGCAAGCTCGAACGCTATCGCGCCGCCGGCGATGGCGCCTGACGCTGGCCCGCGGCCTGCACCCAGCGCCCGCACCCGATGTCTACCGAACGATCGATCGCGAAGGTCTTGCTCGTCGACGACGACGACGACGTGCGACTCATCGCACAGATGGCGCTGCGCGACGTCGGGGGTTGGCCGACGATTGCGGTCTCGACCGGTCGGGCCGCGATCGCGCTGGCGCCGACCGAGCGTCCCGACGTGATCCTGCTCGACGTGATGATGCCCGACATCGACGGCCCGACCGCCCTGCGGCTGCTGCGGGCCGATCCACGCTCTGCCGCGATCCCCGTCATCTTCATGACCGCCAAGGCCCGCGCCTCGGAGTCGGCGCGCTACCTCGAGCAGGGGGCCGCGGGGGTCATCGCGAAGCCGTTCGACCCGATGACGCTCGCCGAGCAGGTGCGCGCGATCGTCGAGCGGACGCGCCAGGGCCAGCGGCCGTGAGCGACACACCCGCGGACCCCCGCGAGTCGCTCGCCGCGGTGATCGCTGCCTTCGGCGCGCGCCTGCCCGGGCGCGTGCGGGAACTGACGGACGCGCTCGCGCGAGCCCGCGGTGGCGACGCGACGGCAACCGCCGAGGCGCACTCGCTCGCGCACCGCCTGGCGGGGACGGCCGGGTCATACGGCCACGTCGAGGCCGGACGCCACGCCGCAGCGATCGAGGATCAGCTGGGTTGCGATGCGCCCGACTGGGCCGCCGTCGATGTGGCCCTCGCCGCGCTCACGGCGTCAGCGGCACGACCTTGAACTCGATGCGCCGGTTCTTCGCGCGGCCGGCCTTGGTGCCGTTGTCGGCGATCGGGGCATCGGGCCCCTCGCCCCGCGTCTTCAGGCGATCGCCCTCGACACCGGCATCGACCAGGTACTGCTTGACGGCCTCGGCGCGCGCCTGCGACAGCGCGACGTTGGCCTCACGCGCGCCGGCGTCATCGGTGTGACCGACGATCTCGATGCGCACGGTGGGGTTGTCCTTCAAGGTCTTGACGACCTTGTCGAGCACCGCGCGCGAGCTGGGCCGGATGGTCGAGGCGCTGCTGTCGAAGGTGATGCCTTCGATGACGCCGGTCAGCTGTTGCAGCGCTGCGGGTGGCACCGCGGGCGCCTCGTCGGGGCAGCCGTCGGCGTCCTTGAAGGCGTTGTGCGTCTCCGGCTCGGTCTCGCACTCGTCCTTGCCGTCGAGCACGCCGTCGCCGTCGGTGTCGGGCACCGGACAACCACCCGCACCGTCGCCCCACTGCTTGGGACAGCGATCGCGGGTGTCGGGCACGCCGTCGTTGTCGGCGTCGCGGTCGGTCGGGCAGCCATCGTCGGTATCGGCGGCCTCGAACGGGCAGGCGTCGTCGCGATCGTAGAGACCGTCGTCGTCGCGATCGAGCTTGCGGGGTCGCAGCAATCGCCGCAGTCGCACCGTGAGGTCGAGGCCGAACACCAGCTCGCCATAGCTGCGCGGCGAGGCCCCCTCGCCCGGCGTGACGATGTGCCGGCCGTCGACCCGCATCGCGAGCCACTGGTTGGCGTGGATCTTCAGGCCCGGGCCCCACACGAACGCGCTGTCGAGGTCGTGCAGGATCCGCGGCGTCGCACGGAGCCCGACCAGACCACCACCGAGCGCGAGCGTCGGTGTCACGCGGTACGGCAGCTGTCCGAAGACCAGCATGCGGAAGGTGTACATCGAGGTCTTGGCGCCCTCGCTGGGGCTGCGACCGGGCATGCCGCCGACCTCGAGCGAGACGCCCAGGAACGACAGCACGTTGTAGGCCACGCGCACGCCGCCCGCGAAGGCACCGCGTTGCAACGAGGGCCGCGGGCCGAAGCCGGCGTCCCACAGGCCGTGCCGCTTGGGCAGGAAGAAGCCACCGAGGTAGAAGCCCACCTCGAGTGTGTCGCGCTGCGGGATCCAGCGCTTGATCCACGGCTTCTTGCGCTCGATGCCCTTCGCGGCGGCGCCACGGTTGCGATCGAGCGGGAGGTAGGGCTCGGGCTTGGCATCGGCGGCCGAGGACTTGCTGCGCTTGCCCTTGGCCTTGCTGCGCTTGCCCTTGGTGCCCTTGGCGTCGACCTCGACGCTCGCGCTCGCCTCGGGGGCCTCACGACGCGGCGGCGCGGCCTCGTCGTCGGTGGCTTCGTCGGCACTGGGCGCGGCCTCGTCGTCGCCGACCTCCACGGTGTCGTCCGAGGAGTCGGGCTGTGCCGCGAGAGCCGAAGGCGCGAGCGCCATCGCCATCGCCATCGCAGCGCGTGGGGCCCAAACACCCGAGAAACGGACGAGATGCGCTGCGGTCACGGTGGTCGCCGTGGGCAGCCTACGCCATCGCGGCGCGCGGGGTCAAAAGCCGGGCACGTTCGCAGCTCGGCGCGCCGGCGCCGTCGGGCAGCGTACGCCGCGATCGGTGCGCGGCCACCTGCGCAGGCCTTCAACCGAGCTGGCACACCGCGTCGGTGTCGAACTCCGCCTCGTAGTCGACGTCGGCGACCTCGAAGCCCCGCGTGCGCGCGTACTCGGCCAGGAAGCGATCGTGCAGCGCGAGCGGGAACGCGTCGCCGGGCTTCGAACCCTCGAAGCGGCGCGCCAGCTCCGACTGGATGTCGGCCTGCAGCTCGCGATCGTCCATCCGCAGCAGGTGGTCGGCGTCGAGGGTCGGACCTGCCGCGCCGAAGTGATCGTCGAACATGCGCTGCATCGACGCCAACGGATCCTCGAAGCGATCACCCATCACCTCGAGCAAGTGGGCGAGGTAGAACGGCACGCCGGGGATGCCGCCCGAGGCCTCGGTGACGACCGCGGGCCCCTCGACCGCGATCGCGCGACCGCCGTACTCGCGCTTCGCGATGGCATCGAGCGCGCGGGTCTGGAACTCGAGGTCGGCCTTGGCGAGCCCGATGAGCCCCTTGCGGTACACGCCCTCGTTGAGCGGGTTGCCGCGGTAGCTGATGGTGAGCAACGTGAAGCCGGGTGCGAGCACGCCGGCGGTGCTCAGCGCATCGACCCACTGCGCGACCACGCCACCACCCATCACGAACACGGTGGCGATGGCCTCCTCGGGCGACCCCGGCGGGATCTCGACGGTCGAGACCTGCGGCATGGTGTCGCCGTCACGCCCGCTGAAGGTCTTGATCGTCACGCTCTGCCCGAGCGGTCGCAGCGCGCTCGCGACGGCATTGCCGGTGCGAGGATCGATGGCCCGCGGCGCGGCCAGGGCCCACACGATGCCGTCGAGCTTGCCGCCGAAGTGCGTACGGATCTCGTCGACCACCTGGGCCATCATCGCGGGGGCGAAGGCATCGCCGTCGAGCGAGCGCGCGGTGAGCCCCGCGGCCCGTAGACCGCGCTCGATCGCGAGGTTGCGATGGAAGCCGGGCGATCCGATCTTGCGGATCTTGTTGCTGCTCTCGGGGTTGGGCTGGGCGTCGAACGAGAGGTTCAGCGTGTGGGCGCCGCGGCGCAGGCCCAGCACCGCCCGCGCGGCGCTGCCGAAGCCGCCCGAGCCGCCGACCACCAGCCAGTTGCCACCGCTGCCGGCCGCGGGTGCCGTCGTGGGCTTCGCACGCGCCATCATCGACTCGGCACCGCGCTGGGCCCCGACGGGGTGGAAGTTGCCGGGGTGGATGACGTTGCCGAGTGCGGGCACGAAACGGAACTGGAACTTCGGAATCGACAGCAGCATGGGCGGACGCGATGGTGACAAACAAAGCCGGTGCCTGGCCACCACTTCGCCGCGGGAGCTGCCACAGGCGTCACGCCCCGCCGCAAAGCCGCTTGAGCGCAGGATCGCTTTGGGCTATGCCGGCGCCACGATGATGCGCGTCCGCGAAGTGGTGTGGTCGCTGGGGTTCGCGGCGCTGCTCGGCTGCGGCGCCGGACAGGGCAAGCACCTGCAGGCCGTGACACCGCCCGATCCGCCAGCGGTGCCCGAAGGCTTCGACGCCAAGGACGAAGCCGCGCTGCCGCAGCACCGTGACGCCGCGATGGCGGCCTGCGCGTGGTACCTCGACGTCGCGCCGGCGACCGCCGACGGCAAGCGATGGGTGCGTACCCGCGACTTCGCGATCGACTGGATCGAGGCGATGAACGACCCGAAGCTGCCGGTGTTGCAGCCGGTGGTCGCCTACGTCGCGACCGACCGTCGCTACATGTACGGCGCGTACATGCGCGCGGCGTATCAGTGCGGCAAGGCCGAGTACCTGCTGCGCATGCACGACGCCGACATCGACGTGCCGGAGTTCAGCATCGAGGCCGAGACCGCGGGCATCGAGGCCATGCAGCGGCTGTTCCGCGCGATCGCCGAGTGGGACCCCAAGTCCTACTCGAAGCGGCTGCGCAAGTACGCGCGCAAGCACAAGCATGGCAAGCTCGAGCCCTTCATCGCCAAGCTCATGGGCAAGAAAGAGCGAAGCCGCCGACGCTGACCTTCTTGGGGGGGCAAGCGCGGCGGCTCGGGTGTCACCCACGGCGTGGCCGCAAGTGACGTTCAACGGTGATCGATCACTCGCCGGTGATGATCGTGCAGTGCTGCTGGTAGACCACGCCGAGGATGTCCATGGTCTTGTAGTCGAGCGTGTCGACGCGACCGATGCCACCGGCCTTCTTGGCGCCGTCGAGGCTCATGTCGCCCCACGAGGCCACGCCCAGGACGCCCGAGGCACACGCCTTGCCGGTCTTCGGGCCCGGACGAGCGGTGTCCGAGATCTGCATCTGGGTCGAGGGGTTGATGCCCTTGGCGCCGGCGTAGATGCCACCCACCGGCGGCTGGTAGCCGAGCGCACCGGCGCAGCCGGTGCCGAGGACGGAAGCGAGGACGAGGGACGAGAAGATACGTGCGCGCATGGGATTGATGCTCCGTTGGATGCGACGACGTTCCGCGAAATCGGTTGCACGGAAGTGCACGTCGCGCGGCGGGACGATAAGACGCCCGCTTCGGATGCGTCAAGTTCCGGGCACGCCGTGGTGGTGTTGCAAAACGACCACGCTCGCGCACGCGCGAGCACGATCGCGAGGCATCACGCCGGGACCGGGCCCTTGCCCTCGCGCAGGACCTCGATGACGTCGTCGACCAGACGCAACACCGTCGACGGATCGGGCCAAAGTGCCCCGCCATCGATCACCACACCGACCTCACGCGCAAATTTTCGCTCGTAGTCGTCGGGATCTTCGAGTGCGGGCTCCTGCTCCGCCGGCGTCACCGAGCCGGTCAGCAGCGGCTCCTCGAGCAGGTCCACGAGCATGCGGCACACCGGATGATCGGGCACGCGCAGCCCGACCTCGTGGTTGCGGTTCTTCATCGCCCGCGGCACCTCGGAGGTCGCACGCAGCACCATCGTGTACGGGCCCGGCAGCAGCCGCCGAATGGTGCGGAACACCTGGTTACCCACATGGCCGTAGCGCGCGAGCTCGGCCAGGTCCCGCACCAGCATCGTCAACGGCTTGGGGTGCTTGTCGTTCATGCCCTTCAGGCGACGCAGCGACGCGATGCCCTTCGAGGACGACAGCGCGCAGCCGAACGCGTAGCCGGTGTCGGTCGGATAGATGATGACGCCGTCGTCGCGCAGGGCATCGACGGCGGGTCGCAGGATCCGGGGCGCCGGACGCTCGACATCGATGTGGACGATCATGAAGCAGTCGAAGCCCCACCGCCGCCTACGGGGACGGGGGATGGGGCGCGGGTTCTGCCACGGATGCGCGCGCCGGTCCAGTGTCACCGGCGCTAGGGCTGCGTGAGCGCGCGCGCCCGCGCGTCCTTGCGGCGCCGGTGGCCCTGCACGCGGGCCTGCACGCGGGCCCACAGCCACAGGTAGCCCTCGGCCGCCAGCAGGAACGCATACGGATCGTAGGGCGTGCGCAGGCGGATGGTGCCGAAGAAGATCGCGGCCACCACGATCGAGCTGACAATCTGCCAGGCCACGAGCGTGAGGTCGGGCCGCCGTCGCAGCCACACCAGCGCCAAGCCCATGCCCAGCATCGACGGTGCCCACACGAAGATCTGGAACAGCACCGAGTAGACGTCGAGCGGCCACAGGAAGCGCTGGCGGCCCTTCTCCATCTCGGGCCACTGGCGATCCATGAACCACGACAGCGCGACGTTGACGACGCTCATCCGCAGCTGCTGCCACACGCCGGTGGCTGCGTAGCAGCGCCTGCGGATCTCGCGGTGGATCTCCGGATCACCGATGTAGCCGACGAAGCGAATGGTCTCGTCACCGAGCGCCGGTCGCACCGCCAGCGGATGCCGGGCCGGCAGCTTCCACGCGATGCGGAAGTTCGGCAGGCTCACGCGGCGGCCGTCGTCGGTGTTGTCGCGCGACTCGGAGCGCCGCAGCTGCGCCTCGGACTTGAACGCCTGCGTGACGACGTTGTGGCAGCGCCCCGCGGTGAGGTTCATGTTGGCGTTCTCGGCCACGCCGGCCCAGTAGCCGGTGTGGTAGTGGAATCGCCACGCCGAGAACGCGAGCATCGCGACCAACGGCAGCGCGATCGCCAGCAGCGTTCGCACGCGCACCCACGGTAGGCGCCGGCGATCGATGAACCATGTCAGCAGCACCAGCAGGTAGAACAACGCCGACTGTGGACGCACCGCGAAGCTGATCGCCGACAGGATCCCCGCGGTCCACGCGAAGCGTCCGGTCTGCAGCGCCACCACCAGCGTCAGCGTCGAGCCCAGCGCGAAGCACAAGAACGGCGTCTCGCTGAGGAAGTAGCCGGTGTTGGAGAGGTTCGGGTGCCACAGCAACAGCAGCACGCCCATCACCGGGGGCACCCGCGGGTGCTTGGCGATCCGCACCGCCAGCAGGTAGCCGAGCGGCACCGCCGCGGCCCCGAGCACGGCCCACCACAGCGCCGCGGCGACCAGCGCATCGAGCCCGAACAATCGCAACGGGATCGCCAACAGTGCGTGCGTCCCCCACGCCTGCCACGCCCACGTGCGATCGGCGGGCTCGTAGCCATGCGCGGCCAGATCATGCGCGCGGTCGAGGTACTTGCGCATGTCGCTGAACACGTAGTCCCCCGGGGGGTGCACCCACACCACCCAGATCACGCGGGTCAGCAGCGCGAGCGCGAACAAGCCCCACAGCCAGCGGCGATCGACCCGCAGGTGCGGCCCGAGCTGCCAGCCTTCGCCAGCGGGTTGCGGAGCATGGACCATGTCGACGGCGAGCAGCGATGCGCGGCCAAGGGCGTTGGAGACCGGTCACGCGCGGCGCGACCCGCCGCGAAGCGTCGACGGCGACGCCGGGCTTGTCAATGCGAAGGCGAGCATTCTCCGCTACAACCATCGGCGTGAGCTCGCAAACCTCGGCCTCCGTGTTCCAACGCCGTCGCGCCGTGGTCGCCGCGCGGCTGGGCTCCCGCGCGGCGCTGGTGTTCGCCGGTGGCCAGGTGCCGCGGAACTACCCCGCCAACGTGCACCCGTACCGCGCCGCGAGCCACTTCTTGTACCTCGCCGGCGTTGCGATCCCCGACGCGATGCTGTGGTTGCACGGCGGCCGCAGCGAGCTGTTCGTGCCGCCACCGGCGGATGACGACGCGCTGTGGCACGGCGAGGTGCCGAGCTTCGACGAGATCGCAGCGGCGACCGGCGTGGACACGGTGCGCTCGCGTACCGAGCTCCACGACGCCGTGCTCGTGCACGGCGTGCACAACATCGCGACGCTGCCGGCGATCGACACCCGCACGCGCAACCACCAGCGCGCGTGGCTCGACCGACGCTGGCCCGACGACGCCGCGCCGCGGGTCGACCTCCTCGACGCGGTCGACCTCGAGCTCGCCGACGCGATGATCGCGGCGCGCCTGTGCCACGACGAACACGCCATCGCGATGGTCCGCACCGCCGTGGAGGGCACGCGAGCGGCCCACCTCGCCGGCATGGCCATCACACGCCCGGGCCTGCGCGAGCACGACGTCCGCGCCGCGATGGAGCGCGAGCTCGTCGCCCGCGGCATGCCCTGCGCGTACAACAGCATCGTCACGGTGCACGGACAGGTGCTGCACAGCACCACCTACGATCGCACGCTCGCCGACGGTGATCTGCTGCTGGCGGACCTCGGCGGCGAGCACGAGGGCTTCGCGAGCGATGTCACGCGCACTTGGCCGGTCAACGGTCGCTTCTCGGCCACCCAGCGCGCGATGTACGAGCTGGTGTTGGCGGCCAACGAGGCCGCGATCGATCGCGTGCGCCCCGGCGTGCGCTACCGCGACGTGCACCTGCAGGCCGCGCGCGTGCTGGCGCGGGGCCTGGTCGATCTCGGGGTCCTGCGCGGCGAGGTCGACGGCTTGGTCGAGCGCGGCGCGGTCGCGATGCTGTTCCCCCACGGCGTCGGTCACCTGCTCGGGCTCGACGTCCACGACATGGAGGACCTCGGCGATCGTGCCGGCTATGCGCCCGGCCGCACGCGGTCGTCGCAGTTCGGCCTCGGCTACCTGCGGTTGGATCGCGACCTCGCGCCCGGCATGATCGTCACCATCGAGCCGGGGCTGTACCGCGTGGACGCGCTGCTGCGCGACGAGACCCTGTGCGGGCCATTCGTCCGCGACGGCGCGCTCGATCGCGACGCGCTGGCGCGCTTCGTCGACGTGCGAGGCATTCGCATCGAAGACGATGTGCTCTGCACACCCACCGAG encodes the following:
- a CDS encoding aminopeptidase P family protein yields the protein MRRRAFSATTIGVSSQTSASVFQRRRAVVAARLGSRAALVFAGGQVPRNYPANVHPYRAASHFLYLAGVAIPDAMLWLHGGRSELFVPPPADDDALWHGEVPSFDEIAAATGVDTVRSRTELHDAVLVHGVHNIATLPAIDTRTRNHQRAWLDRRWPDDAAPRVDLLDAVDLELADAMIAARLCHDEHAIAMVRTAVEGTRAAHLAGMAITRPGLREHDVRAAMERELVARGMPCAYNSIVTVHGQVLHSTTYDRTLADGDLLLADLGGEHEGFASDVTRTWPVNGRFSATQRAMYELVLAANEAAIDRVRPGVRYRDVHLQAARVLARGLVDLGVLRGEVDGLVERGAVAMLFPHGVGHLLGLDVHDMEDLGDRAGYAPGRTRSSQFGLGYLRLDRDLAPGMIVTIEPGLYRVDALLRDETLCGPFVRDGALDRDALARFVDVRGIRIEDDVLCTPTEPVVLTAGIPKAPDAVCAAVGVVSADARS